GGTGAAAACGATGAGGCCGTGAAAAATTTCAGACTGGTGCTGGCTTCGGCAGTTGGGCAGGTTGTTAAAAACGGCATGGGGCTGTTGGGTATCGAAATGCCTGAAAGAATGTAGTTTGAAATTCAGGAAATAAAAAAGGAGGCCATCTTCAAAGCCTCCTTAATGTCTTTTGCAATTTGATGTTGCACTTCTGATTTAATGGTTGAAAGAGGTTTGCACTTCCTTCCTTGTCCACTTATATATTCTGATTAACGGGGAAAGGTAACCCTGAATATGTTGATTTTAGTGCTATTTAAAACAATTCTAACTGAATGACAAGCGAATTCTTTTGGTGAAAATTACATGTCATCGCTCCAGCGTTTAAGTAAATCACGCCTGCAACTCTCTGCAATAAAAGGGTCGTTGACGGCTGTTTTAACAAGCGCATTGTATTCCGCAGCATAGAGCAAGGAATAGACCTCGAAAATTGAAAGTGCGGTCTTTCTCTCTACCAATTGCATGGAATCACCAGGTTTTACATGGCCATTTCTCAGAACCCGCACATAAATCCCGGAAAAACCGGATTCTACAAATTTGCGTACAATCTGATTATCCGGAATACGAAATTCGAGCTTAAAGCAGGGCTGCCGGGGTTGGGTTATCTGTACCAGGGCTTCGCCAATTTTATAGGTGTCGCCAATGTTGGTCTCTTTTTCATTGAGACCTTTAACAGTAAGATTTTCGCCAAACATTCCCCAGGGCATTTCCAAATCAGGGTACATTTGCTGCCAGTAGCTGTAGTGGTCGGCCGAATACAGATAACAGGCTTTATCAATGCCTCCGTGGTATTTTCGGTCCATCACATTGTCATCAACCACATCTTCTGTTCCAAGGTAAATACCCGAATTCACCGAAAATTTATAGAGGCCGGTGGGAACCTCCTTGCCCTTCCAACTAATGGTTCGGGCCTCAGCTATGTTTGTTGAGATGATTTTCATTATTCGAATTTCGAACGAAGTGAACACTGCAACTGGCTACTGCTTAAGCTATCTTCCGTTCTTTTTTTATGTTTTCGTAGGCCTGATTTACTTTCTGAAACTTTTCTTTGGCTGCATTCTGCACTTCTTCGCCCAGATTACTCACCTTGTCGGGGTGGTATTTCATCGCCATTTTCCGGTACGCTTTTTTCAGTTCATCGTCGGTAGCCGAGCGCTCAATTTCCAGGATTTTATAATCGCCATCGGTATTCGGAACAAACATGGCCTGAATCGAATCAAAATCGGCGTTGCTTATGCCCATTTGGTCGCAAATATGGGTAATCAGTTTTTGTTCCGAGGCATCTA
Above is a genomic segment from uncultured Draconibacterium sp. containing:
- a CDS encoding MOSC domain-containing protein; amino-acid sequence: MKIISTNIAEARTISWKGKEVPTGLYKFSVNSGIYLGTEDVVDDNVMDRKYHGGIDKACYLYSADHYSYWQQMYPDLEMPWGMFGENLTVKGLNEKETNIGDTYKIGEALVQITQPRQPCFKLEFRIPDNQIVRKFVESGFSGIYVRVLRNGHVKPGDSMQLVERKTALSIFEVYSLLYAAEYNALVKTAVNDPFIAESCRRDLLKRWSDDM